The following is a genomic window from Thermococcus sp. CX2.
GGGCCCGCCCCCAACTTCGAGGGTCAGGATGGGTATTAGGGGTGCCGTTCCCCCAGCGGACACCTTGAAGGGTACAAAGGAGTAGAACCAGCTTTCATGGTTGGGCTTGTGCATTTGATGCCTCTTTTCCAGGGTTTTAAGGGTGGTGCGTTTGCGCTTCTGGGAATACCGGGCCATTTGTAACACCCAAAAAAGGGGGAGGGGTTAGAATAATATCAAAAACGGGACGCTCCTCACTCTTCGTCCCACTCCTCGTCCCAGTCTTCCTCGAAATCGTCTTCGTAGTAGTACCCCTCCTCAACCTCATCAAAGGGGTCGAACTCTTCGTCCTCCTCGACGGGAGACATCACCTTGGATTCCGGGACCTTCTTTTTCTTCGGCACCATGGCTTTCACCCCCTCATGGGGCGTTATTTCACGGTTAGAATGAGCTTAAAAACTTTTCGTGTACATAACCGGCTTGTCACCAGTTACTAATAATTTTAGGTGCTTTGAACGTTGTTAGGCCCAAAAAATGGCCTCTCCTGGGAGAAAGATTTATAAACCCTTGTCTAATTCCACAGTGCCCCCATCAAAATATGGGGAGAAATCACATGTTGGACCCAGAATTGGGGAGCTGTCAATCGAGAAATCACAAATTAGAGATAAGTGGTGGGAGATATGGAAGCCGAAAAAGGCCCCGATGACGACGAGGGCCCCCTCATGAGGGTGCCAGCCCTCGAAGATCTCCTCGGTATTTCAAAAATATTCGTGAAATTTGAGGGGAGGAATCCCACTGGAACCCACAAGGACAGAATAGCCAGGCTTCATGTTGAAACCGCTAAGACACTGGGGTTCTCTGGCATTACGGTTGGAACCTGTGGAAACTACGGTGTCGCATTGGCTTACTACGCACGGCTGTTCGGCCTCAAGGCTTACATCTTCGTCCCCGCCGGCTACACCCTCGGGCGCTCTGAGGAGATGCTCAGGTACGGTGCAAGGATAATCCCAGTTCACGGGCCCTATGAGAAGGCCGTCCTGGAGAGCAGGAAATTCGCCGTTGAAAAAGGTCTCTATGATGCCAACCCCGGAAGCCATCCCGAGATAGACTACCTCGGTTATGCTGAGATAGCGAAGGAAATAGCGTTGAGAATAAACCCCTATGCCGTCTTTGTTCCAGTTGGAAACGGTACAACACTTTCAGGCATTCATTATGGCTTTAAAGCGCTCGGCCTGAAACCGAGGATGGTTGGGGTGACCACCAGCTTTGGAAACCAGGTTCTTCGGGAGTTCTACGGGGTCGATGGGAATGACTTCGCCGAGACCGAATTTAACGAGCCCCTCGTCTCCATCGTTTCCTTTGACAGGGATGCGGCCCTCAAAGCCGTGAACGAGTCGGGGGGATACATCTTCGGGTTTGCGGATGACACCGCGCTGTATTACGCATCCCTCCTGAAGGGGGTTGGGATAAACGCCCTGCCGGCGTCCGCACTTACCCTTGCTGGACTGGTAAAGTTCGTGAGGAAGTTCGGTGTTAACGGAAAGAACTTCGTTCTCGTGGTTACTGGAGGTGTAAAGAATGGAAGAGGCCCTACTCTTGACGGAAGGGCGCTATCTGTCAACGGATGGAAAGACCGCGCACGGGTTGGTGAGGTACTCCAGAAGGTTTAGGATCGTGGGCCTCGTGGACTCGACCCTCACGGGGAGGGACGCCGGTGAGGTTCTAGACGGCATCAGGAGGGGCATTCCCATCTACGCAACATTGGATGAGGCATTAGCTGAGAACCCGGGCGTGGGTTATCTAATAATCGGCGTTGCCACCCCTGGCGGTTACCTTCCCCCAGACTACAGGAGGGTAGTCACCAAGGCCATACGGAGGGGACTGAGCATCATCAGCGGACTCCACAGCTTCCTGAGTGATGACCCCTATCTCAGACGGCTGGCGAAGAGGTATGGAGTCGAGCTGATAGACGTCAGGAAGATGTTCTACAACCTGAGGATACCCTTCACCGGTAAGATAGAGGAGGTTTCCTCAATTAAAGTGGCCGTTCTCGGAACCGATGCGGCGATAGGGAAAAGGACGACGGCCATAATGCTCCAGGAGGCATTTGAAAAGCTCGGAAAGAAGAGCAGTTTCGTCGCCATGGGCCAGACTGGGTGGATGCAGGGCTTCAGGTACGCGATAGTTATGGACTCCATAATCAACGACTTCGTGGCAGGGGCGATAGAGGACGTCATCTGGAGGGCATGGGCCGAGGAGAGGCCCGACGTTATAGTGACCCATGGGGAAGGTTCTCTGCTCCACCCGGCATATCCAGGCGGTTTCGAGCTGATAGCCGCTGGAAGGCCCGATTATATCGTCCTTCAGCACGCCCCGGCCAGGAAGAGCTTCGACGATTTTCCGCAGTATCCCCTGCCACCGCTGGACAGGTATATTCAGCTCGTGGAACTGCTCTCGGGTAGAAGGCCAATCGCCATAACGATAAACTCCCAAGGACTCACGAGGGAAGAAGCTTTAGAGAAGGCGAGGGAAATAGAGGAAACCTACGGCATACTGACGAGGGTTCCGCTATATGAGGGGGTAGAAGACATTGCCAGGATGATACTCGACGACGCAGAGGGAAGGGCTAGAGCCACGGAGGAGGTGGGGGCTCTTGTCGCTCCCTGACCTTAAATGTTTTGACTATATCCTTGTGGGGAGCCCCAAGATTAGGAGAAAACAAGTAAGCTCGATTTACCGCCTCGGTCTCGATGGGGAGGAACTTAAGTTTAAGCTCATCCATAGTTACCGGGAGAAAATCCCCAGGATAGAGCCGTTTGCGAAGCTCATGAGCATCGCACCAGCGGTGAACTACGGACTCTTTACACCTCTTATAAGGTTCGAGTTTCCCCTCGATGCGAGGGATTTCAGGTTTTTCGTTGAAATGATGAACGTAACCTCTAGGGACATCTTCGTCAATAGAATCGCCAGGAGAACGGGCTTCGTGAGGGAGGAGTTCGTACCCAGAACGGTAACCCCCGAAATGGCGGAACCCATGGCGAGGGTGGAGGCTGAGGAGATAACCGTTGAGGACATAGATTTTATCCCGGACTATGAAAAGTGCGCCGTCATGCTCAGTGGAGGTAAGGAAAGCCTTCTAAGTTATGGCTTAATGAAGGAACTCGGTTGCGACGTCTATCCCCTCTTTTTCAATGAATCGGGCGGTCACTGGAAGGTTGCCTTACCTGCATACCGCTGGTTTGAGAAGAACGAGCCCAACACAAAAAAGGTATGGAGCAACGTTGACAGGCTCTACACGTTCATCGAGAAGAACATGAGGATTCTCCAGAACGTTGGTAAGCCGAAGGCCGAAATTTACCCCATACGGCTGTTTTTCTTTGAGCACTATCTGTTCTCTTTCCTGCCACTCATATACAAGTACGGGATAGGAAATGTTCTCTTCGGGAACGAGTACGATGACCCGCGTGGGCTCAGCTATGAATTCCACGGCATTCCCCACTTTTATGCGGTCTTTGACCAGAGCCAGTGGTTTGAGAAGTACATGACGCACTGGTTCGCTGAACGCGGGCTCGGAATAAGGCAGTGGTCGGCAGTGCGCCCGATAACTGGTCTGATAGTCGAGCGCGTCCTTTATCACCGCTATCCCGAGCTCTTCAGGCTCCAGCGGAGCTGTCACTCCGTCCACAGGGAGGGTAATGACTACGTTCCCTGCGGCACCTGCTTTAAGTGCAACGGCATCCTCACTTTCCTCCTCGCAAACAGTATAGACCCTGCGTTGATAAAGTACAAGTCCGAGCACGTGAAGACACTTCCCGAGCGGATAAAGGCTGGACTGGTACGCCTCGATACCGACGAGCTTGAGCACTCCCTACACCTGATAAAGAAAAGGGACAGGAGCTTTCCTATGGAGGGTAAGCCCCACTGGCACGTTGAGATGCTCCACTTCGACGACAGGAACTCCCATTTTGATAGCATCCCCCCGGAGTTCAGGGAGCGCCTCTACTCAATACTTGAAGGGTACACGAAGGGGTATGTTTACCTCAATGGAAACAGGTGGAGAAGGATCACACGGAGGGAGGCTGTGAGGGGTGCTCCAGAAGAAGCCAACGGATAGGGATCTGGAGGGCTTTACCGTAATAGACGGTGAGCGGTACCTTGACGAGATACTGAAGTACGACATGGAGGTGAGCAGGGAGTTTTCAAAGTTCCCCCTTGGGGAGGAGGAATACCTGGATTCCTATTCGCGGGTTATTGGGAGGCTCCTCTCCTATGGCAGGCACAAGTTCTTCGTTGCGGTCGATGGTAAAAACCGCTACCTCGGGCACGTGTGGGTCTGCCTGCTTGAGGATACCGTGGATTTCGTCATGACAGCCTACATATACGATATCGAGGTAAAATCCAAAGGCCGTGGTATTGGCTCTGCCCTGCTGAGAAGTGCAGAGGAGTGGGCTAAAGCGCGGGGCGCCCTTAAAGTTTCTTTGAGAGTGGAAAAGGACAACCCCGCCATCGACTGGTACAGAAAAAGGGGCTACACCGAGCGGGCACTGATCCTAGAGAAAACCCTTTAACCAGCGGTTCTTAACCTCTTGTTCGAGAAATCTTTTAATTTCGAGCCATTTTTCAATTATCGATGCTCGTGAGGGGCAAAATCGCGGGGAATAAGGCCTCAGTGCCGTTTACGGCTCGCAAGGACAAGAAGGGTGTGGAGATAAAGGTCGATTTTCCGGACGAGGAATTTACCTATTCCGTGGACTGTCCATGCCTCGAACCCCTTGAGCTCCTCGGCCTATTACTACCATCCTTTGAGGAAAAGCTCGGCGAGATTCATGGGGTGTTCGTGGAGGAGGTAAAAGAAGAGAAGAGTCACTCCCTCTTGAATAGCCTCCGGAGGTTCCTCTCGAAGGGCGGGTAAACGACTCCTCTGTCTGTGATTATGCCCGTCAGATACTTGTGCGGCGTCACGTCGAAGGCAGGGTTGTAGACGTCGACATCTGGAGCAATCCTGCAGCCACCGCAGGTGAGAACCTCCTCCTTGCTGCGCTCCTCTATTGGTATCTCCTTTCCGCTTTTGAGGCTCATGTCTATGGTCGAGAGCGGCGCGACGGTGAAGAAAGGAATTCCATGCTCTTTGGCCAGAACTGCGAGGGTGTAGGTCCCTATCTTGTTGGCGAAGTCGCCGTTTGCCACTATCCTATCCGCGCCGACTATAATCGCGTCAACCTTTCCCTGCTGCATCACGAAGCCCGCCATGTTGTCGCTTATGAGCTTAAGCGGAATGCCGTCGTAGTGGTACTCCCATGCTGAGAGCCTCGCGCCCTGAAGGACGGGCCTCGTCTCGTCCACCCAGAGGAGCTTTAGGGTTCCTTCCTTGTGCATGACCCTCAACACGGCACCAACCGTTCCCAGGTGAACCGTTGCCAGGCTTCCGGCGTTGCAGTGGGTCAGAACGTTCCCCTCGGGAAGAACCTCTGCTCCATAGTGCCCCATCCTGAGGTTTGCTTCCACGTCTTCGTCCGCTATCTTTTGGGCCTCTTCAACTATAAGGCGCTTTATCTCATCAAGTGAATCCTCTCTGTGCTCCTCAACCAGCTTTTTAACCCTGTTGAGGGCCCAGAAGAGGTTCACAGCCGTTGGCCTCGTGTTCTTGAGTCTCTCGTAGGCCTCGTAAAAGCCGTCAAAGAACTCGTCCTTTGTCTTTGCCTTCGTCGTCTCCGCGTAGAGGGCCAGGCCAAAGGCTGCCGCGGCTCCAATCGCCGGCGCACCGCGTACTTGCATCGTAACTATTGCCCTGGCCACTTCCTCGACCGTCGTGAGCTCTATGACTTTGAACTCCCTCGGAAGCAGCCTCTGGTCGATCAGCTTAACCTTTCCGTTCTCATAGGTAACGCTTCTCGGAAGCCGCGTGAGTTCCTCTGGATTATACCTGAGCTCCATTACGCACCACCTCAAAGGGTTTAAGTATCGTGCTTAAAACTCAATCGGTGGTGACGATGAGGATATTCGTAACCGGTCCCGCGGGAGTCGGGAAGACGACGCTCGTGAGCAGAGTTGCCAGGGAAGTCGATCGCTGGGGCTATATCGTCGGCGGCATGATAACTCAGGAGGTTCGCCAGCGGGGGAGGAGGATGGGATTTAAAATCACTGCCCTCGACACAGGCGAGGAAGGAACTCTCGCGTGGATCGGCAACGGAAGGCCAAGGATAGGAAAATACGTAGTCCATGTTGACGAGCTCAACCGCGTTGGCGTTTCCGCGATAAGGAGGGCCTTAACCGAGGCAGATTTGATAGTTATTGATGAAATCGGCCCGATGGAGTATATGAGCGACGAGTTTGTAAGGGTTGTGGGAGAAGTCCTGAAGTCAGAAAAGCCGCTTCTAGCGGTAGTTCACAGACGCTTTGCGGACAAGTTCAGACCGCTTGGAAAACTCTACACACTGAGCGTCGAGAACAGAAACGGCGTGTTCTCTGAGGTGATGGATGAAGTCATGAAAGAGTTGAAGGGCTTAGAGCCTAAGTGAGTCCTTGCAGCTCTCGCATACCCACTTTTCGCCGCCCTCAATGTAGACCCTGTAGAGCGAACCGTACTGACCGCAGAGCTCGCAGATTCCATAGACGTCTGTCTCCGGCTCGGGCTCCTCCTCAGCCGCCTCCTCAGCTTCGGTGGCATAGGTATTGAGCGCCGCGAGAAGGTCCGCAGCAGTTACGAACCCTATCGGCTTTCCAAAGCGGGTAACGAGGAGCCTCCTTATGCCCTTGTCCATCATCTTGTCAATAGCATCCTGCACCTCGTAGTCATCCTCGATCGTTACGGGGTTCCTGGTCATTACCTCCTCGACTTTAACGTCCTTGGGGTCCCTGCCTCTTGCCACGACCTTGTCGAGTATGTCCCTGTCGGTTATTATACCAACAATCTCATCGTCCTCAACTACAACGGCACTCCCGACCTTGTTTTTGGAAAGAATCCGCGCGACCCTGTGAACCGTGTCGCTCGGCTTGACGATGACTGCTTTCCTTCTAACCACTTGTCCCACAGCGATTCTCGATGCCATCACATCACCCCGCTAACGGGGGTTGGAGAAGAAACTTAAAAACCTTTCCTCAGCGCCTACGCTTCAAAAGATACGAGACGAGGAGAAACGTTAAGATAAACGCCGCAAGGGGGAGCACCACTGAAAGGGCCGAAGTAGAAGTCTGCATTAGCGGTGTGGTGGTTGTTCGTTGCGTGGTGTTGCTGTGAGCACGGTTATTTCCCTGCCCGCTTCCATCACGGCAAGTTCCCGATTGAGTCGTATTGCTATAAGTGGGTATGTCCTTTGGACTCAGCAAGTCCGTTGAGGCCTTGTAGACGCCAGCCGCCATCATCCCGCGATGGCCAAACTTATCAGATGAAGCCTCTCAAAGCCGGGCACGGCCTTCTTAACTTTGGCCACGCTTTTCCTGGGAACAAGCAGAATGGGCCTGTCCGAAGCCTATGGTATCGTAGTCCAAGCGGACCACCTGGAAAATACAGTGGAGCCGATATTAGAGCTTTTCACGGCTTCAAACTGAGTTGAAGTCAATCCAGAAAAGCGCGAGAGTAAAAGGAAAGGAAGTCAGATTCACGGCTTCTCGAGAACGATCTCGATGGTCGAGGTGTTAGCAGTCCTACCGTCAGCGGTCGGAAGCTCCTCGGTGCCGATCCTGATCTCCTTGACCCTGACCTCTGGAAGGAACCTGTTCCTGACGATCTCGGCGACGTCGACAGCCCTGCTGATGGCCCTTCCCCTAGCCTTGACGCTAACTTCCTTGGCACCCTCGTTGAACTGGGTTATGACGGCCAGGACGTAGTTCATAACCGGCTTCTTTCCGATGTAGACGACATGCTCCTCTGCCATCTTTGGCACCTCTGGAATTTTGTCGTTAGCTTCTCATGACTATTGGTTAAATACTTTTCGGTCTTTCCTTGACGGTACTGGACAACCTTGTGGCTCTGATAAATCTATTGAATGTCCTTCTCCGTGCTGCATGTGGGTGTTAAAGCAAAATATTTTAACATCTTAACATTGCCATAGATTTGGTGATAAAATGGCCGTTCATCCAATTGATTACCGCTATGGTAGTGAAGAAATGAGACGTATCTGGGATGAGAAGAACAAGCTCCAGAAACTCCTCGACGTTGAGGCAGCGTTGGCGAGGGCACATGCGAGGGTTGGTAACATACCAGAAGAGAGTGCTCGGGTCATAAGCGAGAGGGCGAACACCAATTGGGTCAAGCTTGAGCGCGTCAAGGAGATTGAGGCCGAGATACACCATGATATAATGGCCGTTGTTAAAGCCCTGAGTGAAGTCTGCGGCGAGCACGGCAAATACGTCCACCTTGGTGCCACATCCAACGATATAATTGACACTGCAAACGCTCTCCTCATA
Proteins encoded in this region:
- a CDS encoding pyridoxal-phosphate dependent enzyme; the encoded protein is MEAEKGPDDDEGPLMRVPALEDLLGISKIFVKFEGRNPTGTHKDRIARLHVETAKTLGFSGITVGTCGNYGVALAYYARLFGLKAYIFVPAGYTLGRSEEMLRYGARIIPVHGPYEKAVLESRKFAVEKGLYDANPGSHPEIDYLGYAEIAKEIALRINPYAVFVPVGNGTTLSGIHYGFKALGLKPRMVGVTTSFGNQVLREFYGVDGNDFAETEFNEPLVSIVSFDRDAALKAVNESGGYIFGFADDTALYYASLLKGVGINALPASALTLAGLVKFVRKFGVNGKNFVLVVTGGVKNGRGPTLDGRALSVNGWKDRARVGEVLQKV
- a CDS encoding DUF1611 domain-containing protein, with protein sequence MEEALLLTEGRYLSTDGKTAHGLVRYSRRFRIVGLVDSTLTGRDAGEVLDGIRRGIPIYATLDEALAENPGVGYLIIGVATPGGYLPPDYRRVVTKAIRRGLSIISGLHSFLSDDPYLRRLAKRYGVELIDVRKMFYNLRIPFTGKIEEVSSIKVAVLGTDAAIGKRTTAIMLQEAFEKLGKKSSFVAMGQTGWMQGFRYAIVMDSIINDFVAGAIEDVIWRAWAEERPDVIVTHGEGSLLHPAYPGGFELIAAGRPDYIVLQHAPARKSFDDFPQYPLPPLDRYIQLVELLSGRRPIAITINSQGLTREEALEKAREIEETYGILTRVPLYEGVEDIARMILDDAEGRARATEEVGALVAP
- a CDS encoding GNAT family N-acetyltransferase, whose translation is MLQKKPTDRDLEGFTVIDGERYLDEILKYDMEVSREFSKFPLGEEEYLDSYSRVIGRLLSYGRHKFFVAVDGKNRYLGHVWVCLLEDTVDFVMTAYIYDIEVKSKGRGIGSALLRSAEEWAKARGALKVSLRVEKDNPAIDWYRKRGYTERALILEKTL
- the mtnA gene encoding S-methyl-5-thioribose-1-phosphate isomerase; protein product: MELRYNPEELTRLPRSVTYENGKVKLIDQRLLPREFKVIELTTVEEVARAIVTMQVRGAPAIGAAAAFGLALYAETTKAKTKDEFFDGFYEAYERLKNTRPTAVNLFWALNRVKKLVEEHREDSLDEIKRLIVEEAQKIADEDVEANLRMGHYGAEVLPEGNVLTHCNAGSLATVHLGTVGAVLRVMHKEGTLKLLWVDETRPVLQGARLSAWEYHYDGIPLKLISDNMAGFVMQQGKVDAIIVGADRIVANGDFANKIGTYTLAVLAKEHGIPFFTVAPLSTIDMSLKSGKEIPIEERSKEEVLTCGGCRIAPDVDVYNPAFDVTPHKYLTGIITDRGVVYPPFERNLRRLFKRE
- a CDS encoding NTPase, producing the protein MRIFVTGPAGVGKTTLVSRVAREVDRWGYIVGGMITQEVRQRGRRMGFKITALDTGEEGTLAWIGNGRPRIGKYVVHVDELNRVGVSAIRRALTEADLIVIDEIGPMEYMSDEFVRVVGEVLKSEKPLLAVVHRRFADKFRPLGKLYTLSVENRNGVFSEVMDEVMKELKGLEPK
- a CDS encoding cyclic nucleotide-binding/CBS domain-containing protein, coding for MASRIAVGQVVRRKAVIVKPSDTVHRVARILSKNKVGSAVVVEDDEIVGIITDRDILDKVVARGRDPKDVKVEEVMTRNPVTIEDDYEVQDAIDKMMDKGIRRLLVTRFGKPIGFVTAADLLAALNTYATEAEEAAEEEPEPETDVYGICELCGQYGSLYRVYIEGGEKWVCESCKDSLRL
- the albA gene encoding DNA-binding protein Alba, which gives rise to MAEEHVVYIGKKPVMNYVLAVITQFNEGAKEVSVKARGRAISRAVDVAEIVRNRFLPEVRVKEIRIGTEELPTADGRTANTSTIEIVLEKP